One Panulirus ornatus isolate Po-2019 chromosome 16, ASM3632096v1, whole genome shotgun sequence genomic window carries:
- the LOC139754114 gene encoding uncharacterized protein: MSLKVCVLAVVAAVASGAAPPIYPRYPSYPPPAPYHPPPEPYHPPELYHHPEPNYDVPPKYEYTYDVNDEYRKVKFDKTESRDGYKTAGSYSVNLPDGRKQIVTYSDNGDGLLAEVKYEGEIVVDPYPAHPPVYPVDPYFPAYHPAPSYPRYPSYPVPVEDAAPVESEALQEAPPAETDAAEEAAPVEEAAPAVAELVEEDPPVVQLVEEAPEEPEVDDGDLAEEAAEVDALDEAEEVAEVNALDEAEEVAEVNALDEAEEASTEAAEPVTESTES, translated from the exons ATGTCGCTCAAG GTCTGTGTGCTCGCTGTGGTAGCTGCCGTGGCATCGGGAGCAGCACCCCCCATCTACCCTCGCTACCCATCCTATCCCCCTCCAGCACCCTACCATCCTCCCCCAGAACCTTACCATCCCCCAGAGCTCTACCATCACCCTGAACCCAACTATGAC GTCCCTCCCAAGTATGAGTACACCTACGACGTCAACGACGAATACCGCAAGGTGAAGTTCGACAAGACCGAGTCGCGTGACGGGTACAAGACTGCCGGCTCGTACTCCGTCAACCTGCCCGACGGCCGCAAGCAGATCGTCACCTACAGCGACAACGGTGACGGCCTGTTGGCCGAAGTCAAGTACGAGGGTGAGATTGTTGTTGACCCGTATCCCGCCCACCCACCCGTCTACCCAGTCGATCCCTACTTCCCCGCCTACCACCCAGCACCCTCCTACCCTCGCTACCCATCATACCCTGTCCCTGTTGAGGATGCTGCTCCGGTAGAATCTGAAGCACTTCAGGAAGCTCCTCCTGCAGAGACTGATGCAGCTGAGGAAGCGGCACCTGTTGAAGAAGCTGCCCCTGCTGTGGCTGAACTCGTTGAGGAAGATCCTCCAGTGGTTCAACTTGTTGAGGAAGCTCCTGAAGAACCTGAAGTTGACGACGGGGATCTCGCTGAGGAGGCTGCTGAGGTGGACGCCCTCGACGAAGCTGAGGAGGTTGCTGAGGTGAACGCCCTCGACGAAGCTGAGGAGGTTGCTGAGGTGAACGCCCTCGACGAAGCTGAGGAGGCATCGACTGAGGCCGCTGAGCCAGTCACTGAATCTACAGAATCGTAA